One stretch of Brettanomyces nanus chromosome 4, complete sequence DNA includes these proteins:
- a CDS encoding uncharacterized protein (BUSCO:EOG09340NZT) has product MLSRQSKLSWGDRPSAGENSKKTSILFMIFDPFLKPGDTSITTNMVSTGAIFVGCNKELQAFDYNPVLKSIAYGAKNAVAITTPFHKGPLPDVTVTQTLKSHTKLVTAVKWLPDMRKLVAASEDGTVVIWSYEDTDDHYVLGQTLITDHHGSIECLAVLDNGGKLVVTGSANGYVDIWKYDDACSQFNLFGEFTVADGLYPLTLSLNEVAKDQFIIFIGGTGPSLYVYSFSLLSKDTVKLGAILPGHENWIKSLSVKKINRNEYLIASGSQDRWIRLWRLCLDEKVDTSDKDSSKLRLLSNKLYKFEIDGAITTRCSVNFDAIIMGHDDWISDLRWHPTEMKLLSSSADSSMMIWESDPVSGVWVSKVRLGEMAIKGASTATGSSGGFWSAEWIVDNEYGTEIILTNGKTGSFRYWQKPIKSEESNVYQQLPFLTGPTKDVTDVAWSDSGKYLLATSLDQTTRLFAKWTKRGVSGKPSWHEFARPQIHGYDMICIKPITETRFVSAGDEKVIRVFDEPRSVAHMLGSLTDITDGSVTDNMMPESASLPVLGLSNKAELDDIHEQMDKEADEPASGGPMRVTDRVSSPSPGPINMLNGLQTPPLEDHLQRHTLWPEIEKLYGHGFEVTTLDVSPDKKLIASACRSNVPRHAVIRIFRTDNWQQLKQVLPGHELTITRLRWSPEGDYLLSVSRDRQFSLWKKQQKNAEDIEFKLVCLQEKAHTRIIWDCCWVPSELHNCMFITGARDRRMKLWKLTDKHIVENVSSSEKLSAAVTALDTYPKMIDSGCLVAAGLDDGSLELYIVKNACEFKLLKRLENDITPDATITRVAFRPSNDDAITLAVGSRDNCVRIYTITRDDS; this is encoded by the coding sequence ATGCTTAGTAGACAAAGTAAATTATCATGGGGCGATCGACCATCCGCTGGAGAAAATAGTAAAAAAACTTCAATCCTTTTCATGATCTTTGATCCATTCTTGAAGCCTGGTGATACATCTATTACTACAAATATGGTATCCACGGGGGCCATTTTTGTCGGCTGTAATAAAGAATTACAAGCATTTGATTATAATCCAGTCTTAAAGAGTATAGCTTATGGTGCGAAGAATGCAGTCGCTATAACTACTCCTTTTCATAAGGGTCCACTACCTGATGTCACTGTCACTCAGACGCTTAAGAGTCATACAAAGCTTGTGACTGCAGTTAAATGGCTTCCTGATATGCGAAAGCTTGTTGCAGCATCCGAAGATGGTACTGTTGTTATTTGGAGCTACGAAGATACAGATGATCACTATGTGTTAGGACAGACTTTGATCACGGATCATCATGGCAGTATAGAATGCTTGGCCGTGCTTGATAATGGTGGCAAGTTAGTCGTTACAGGAAGTGCCAATGGCTATGTTGATATTTGGAAGTATGATGATGCCTGTTCTCAGTTTAACCTATTTGGAGAGTTCACAGTAGCAGATGGATTATATCCCCTTACACTCTCTCTCAATGAAGTTGCAAAAGATCAATTTATCATATTTATAGGAGGAACGGGGCCTTCTTTATACGTCtattcattttcattgTTAAGCAAAGATACGGTGAAGCTTGGTGCTATTTTACCGGGCCATGAAAACTGGATTAAGAGTTTATcagtgaagaaaatcaacCGGAATGAGTACCTTATAGCCAGCGGATCCCAAGATAGATGGATTAGATTGTGGAGGTTGTGTCTTGATGAGAAAGTTGATACATCCGATAAAGATAGTTCCAAGTTGCGTCTACTATCGAACAAACTTTATAAATTTGAGATTGATGGAGCAATTACAACCAGATGTTCCGTAAACTTTGATGCTATCATTATGGGACATGATGACTGGATATCTGATCTTAGGTGGCACCCAACCGAGATGAAATTGCTTTCAAGTTCTGCCGACTCTtctatgatgatttgggAGTCGGATCCAGTCAGTGGTGTCTGGGTCAGTAAAGTGAGACTAGGGGAAATGGCCATCAAAGGTGCATCTACCGCGACAGGATCATCTGGCGGCTTTTGGAGTGCCGAATGGATTGTGGATAATGAATATGGAACAGAAATAATATTGACTAACGGTAAGACAGGTTCTTTTCGCTATTGGCAGAAACCTATCAAATCCGAGGAGAGTAATGTCTATCAGCAATTGCCGTTTTTAACTGGTCCAACAAAGGATGTTACTGATGTCGCCTGGTCTGATAGTGGTAAATATCTTCTTGCTACTTCTCTTGATCAGACAACCAGACTATTTGCCAAATGGACTAAGCGTGGTGTCTCGGGAAAACCTTCTTGGCATGAGTTTGCTAGACCGCAGATTCATGGATATGATATGATTTGCATAAAGCCAATCACTGAAACTCGATTCGTCTCTGCTGGTGATGAAAAGGTTATTCGTGTTTTCGATGAGCCTCGATCTGTGGCACATATGCTTGGTTCCTTAACAGATATTACGGATGGTTCTGTTACTGACAATATGATGCCGGAGAGTGCAAGTTTGCCCGTATTAGGACTATCCAATAAGGCGGAGCTGGACGATATTCACGAGCAGATGGACAAGGAAGCCGATGAGCCCGCTAGTGGTGGTCCTATGAGAGTAACGGACAGAGTTTCATCGCCATCTCCTGGTCCTATCAATATGCTTAATGGATTGCAGACTCCACCGTTGGAAGATCATTTACAGAGACATACTCTTTGGcctgaaattgaaaagcttTACGGACATGGTTTTGAAGTCACTACATTAGATGTTTCACCTGATAAAAAATTGATTGCTTCCGCATGTCGTTCCAATGTACCAAGGCATGCCGTTATCAGGATATTTAGAACCGATAACTGGCAACAGCTTAAGCAAGTCTTGCCTGGACACGAACTTACCATTACACGGCTAAGATGGTCTCCAGAGGGGGATTATTTGCTCAGTGTTTCTAGAGATCGTCAATTTTCGTtatggaagaagcagcagaaaaatgcagaagatattgagTTTAAACTTGTCTGTTTGCAAGAGAAGGCACATACTAGAATCATTTGGGATTGTTGTTGGGTCCCTAGTGAACTGCATAATTGCATGTTTATTACAGGAGCTAGAGATAGAAGGATGAAGCTATGGAAGCTTACAGACAAGCATATCGTTGAAAATGTCTCTAGCAGTGAAAAGCTGTCTGCTGCAGTGACAGCATTGGATACATATCCTAAAATGATTGATTCCGGATGTCTTGTAGCTGCAGGATTGGATGATGGAAGCCTTGAATTGTACATTGTGAAGAATGCGTGCGAGTTTAAGCTCTTAAAAAGACTGGAAAACGACATAACTCCAGACGCAACCATTACTAGAGTGGCATTTAGACCTTCAAATGATGACGCTATCACATTAGCCGTTGGAAGCAGAGATAACTGTGTCAGAATATATACAATTACGAGAGACGACTCTTAG
- a CDS encoding uncharacterized protein (EggNog:ENOG41): MSSHTNSSIRSTITQSTRSSLESLDSSISRHNSIQGPSQVDRSSLGLSSLSLSSRILTRTSTIVNAIRDDNQYASKVESNKILPSTFGAMNPEEDTKSIAALANYDGEFNKQDVIDRPPDGTLWGWISAFCVCGLNTFSWGVNSVFGVFLNYYVSSNHFPGATMEDYALIGGLNLGLSFMLCNVANTLVRRFYYKYVMAVGIVMLVICYLCAAEATTIVQLIMLQGLLLSIAYALAAGPGFVIIPTWFLKKRSIATGIATAGAGLSGIIFSRPIQALIDTTGSYKWALRLIGIVCGVMLTVCTLLIRCRRKLKVVTGRSFWGDVLASFTRWDVYRQKSLIYLISWNFIYGFPYTILLFSMSSYSTAIGLTSAQGAIVTTVQSVAQCIGRPLLGLLSDYLGKTNITIIITALIGIFSLCWWTFVKTYANLIVFAFVTGIMVGVNWVNFSPLCADIVGGGDDLLAAVSFLCLVGGPSMIVSEIIGLKLERPDDNRPYLNSQILVGVMSIASAAVLIPFREFKIYRMLHARRELIQKKLKENRTSEDCARLKRYDLLLEKSTRGYILRSFYPIKA, translated from the coding sequence ATGTCTTCACATACAAATTCTTCCATTCGTTCTACCATCACCCAATCCACTCGCTCCAGCTTGGAATCATTAGATTCCAGCATTTCTCGTCACAATTCTATTCAAGGACCTTCTCAAGTGGATCGTTCATCTCTTGGGCTGAGTAGTCTGTCGCTTTCCAGTCGAATTCTCACTCGAACTTCAACAATAGTGAATGCAATTAGAGACGATAATCAGTATGCCAGCAAAGTTGAATCCAATAAAATCCTTCCTTCTACCTTTGGGGCAATGAATCCAGAGGAGGATACGAAATCCATAGCTGCTTTAGCCAATTATGATGGAGAATTCAATAAGCAGGATGTTATTGATCGTCCTCCAGACGGTACTCTATGGGGATGGATAAGCGCTTTCTGTGTTTGTGGTCTCAATACTTTTAGCTGGGGTGTTAATAGTGTCTTCGGAGTGTTTCTCAACTATTATGTCAGTTCGAATCATTTTCCAGGTGCGACCATGGAGGATTATGCACTCATTGGTGGTCTCAACTTGGGTCTAAGTTTTATGCTCTGTAACGTAGCCAACACTTTAGTGAGGCGTTTCTATTACAAGTATGTAATGGCTGTAGGTATTGTCATGCTTGTTATTTGCTATTTGTGTGCTGCAGAAGCTACTACTATTGTCCAACTCATCATGTTACAGggacttcttctttctatcgCTTATGCTTTGGCTGCCGGTCCTGGTTTTGTCATTATTCCTACGTGGTTCCTTAAGAAGAGATCTATAGCCACGGGAATCGCTACCGCTGGTGCAGGTTTATCCGGTATAATTTTCAGCAGACCTATTCAGGCTCTTATTGATACGACAGGGAGTTATAAGTGGGCCCTTAGATTGATCGGTATTGTCTGTGGTGTCATGCTAACCGTCTGTACCCTTCTTATTAGGTGTCGGCGTAAATTGAAGGTCGTTACTGGTCGTTCCTTTTGGGGGGATGTTCTTGCAAGCTTCACCAGATGGGACGTTTATCGTCAGAAGTCACTTATCTATTTGATTTCGTGGAATTTCATCTACGGTTTTCCCTAtaccattcttcttttctcgATGTCCTCTTATTCCACTGCCATAGGTCTCACATCTGCTCAAGGAGCCATAGTTACTACAGTTCAGAGTGTTGCTCAATGTATAGGAAGGCCGTTATTGGGTTTACTGTCTGATTACTTGGGTAAAACTAACATTACTATAATCATTACAGCTTTGATTGGCATATTTTCACTTTGTTGGTGGACATTCGTGAAAACTTATGCCAATTTGATTGTCTTTGCTTTCGTTACAGGAATAATGGTGGGTGTCAATTGGGTTAATTTCTCTCCTCTATGCGCAGATATTGTTGGTGGTGGAGATGATTTACTAGCAGCAGTTTCGTTTCTTTGCTTGGTTGGAGGCCCCTCTATGATTGTCTCCGAGATCATTGGATTGAAATTGGAAAGACCAGACGATAATAGACCATACTTAAACTCTCAAATACTCGTGGGGGTTATGAGCATTGCCAGTGCTGCTGTGTTAATTCCCTTTAGAGAATTCAAAATTTATAGAATGCTCCATGCAAGACGGGAGTTGATCCAAAAGAAATTAAAGGAGAATCGAACCAGTGAAGATTGTGCAAGGCTGAAGAGATACGACCTCCTCTTAGAGAAGAGTACTAGGGGTTATATTCTACGTAGCTTCTACCCAATCAAAGCTTAG
- a CDS encoding uncharacterized protein (BUSCO:EOG093427YP) codes for MKVTVNKETAIPRLETANSRKIDKQSLAYILRSGLAGGIAGISAKTLIAPLDRVKILFQTNNPHYRRMVGSFRGMFRAMGTIYTNDGIRGLYQGHSATLLRIFPYAGIKFVCYEQIRSFLIPRDEYETAGRRFISGSLAGVVSVCFTYPLDLIRVRLAFETSHKQIHYGKGKLLHTLNTIFNEQPRYSFTTGGLLRNEPWITRLSYHVTGSNIQFFQALSNFYRGFIPTIIGMIPYAGVSFYSHDLLHDFFRSPLLAPYTVTNTEVTPGEERLTTSDSSFDHRRPLKVWAQLLAGGGAGITAQAAAYPFEVIRRRMQVGAVVNSGGQFYSPAYTAKLIYRDRGFRGFYVGLGIGFVKVVPMFACSFFVYERCKAYFQI; via the exons ATGAA AGTCACAGTCAATAAAGAGACTGCTATTCCTAGATTGGAGACGGCCAATTCCAGGAAAATTGATAAACAGTCTCTGGCATATATACTGAGAAGTGGTCTAGCTGGCGGTATAGCAGGTATATCAGCCAAGACATTGATTGCTCCTTTGGACCGTGTCAAGATTCTCTTTCAAACCAACAATCCTCATTATAGACGTATGGTGGGATCCTTTCGAGGAATGTTTAGGGCAATGGGTACAATATACACGAATGATGGTATTCGTGGACTATATCAGGGTCATTCTGCTACTTTACTTCGTATATTTCCCTATGCAGGCATCAAGTTTGTCTGCTATGAACAGATCAGGTCTTTCTTAATACCCCGTGACGAATACGAGACTGCCGGAAGAAGATTTATATCTGGTTCTTTAGCAGGTGTTGTTTCTGTCTGTTTCACTTATCCCTTGGATCTTATCAGGGTGAGATTGGCGTTTGAAACTAGTCACAAACAGATTCATTACGGTAAGGGTAAACTTCTCCATACCCTTAATACTATATTCAACGAGCAGCCAAGGTACTCTTTCACAACAGGGGGATTGCTAAGAAACGAGCCCTGGATCACGCGGCTCTCATATCACGTCACGGGTTCTAAcattcaattctttcagGCTCTTTCAAACTTTTATAGAGGATTCATTCCAACAATCATAGGAATGATTCCGTACGCAGGAGTATCATTTTATAGTCATGATCTTTTGCATGATTTTTTTAGATCTCCTTTATTGGCTCCTTATACAGTCACAAATACTGAGGTGACTCCGggtgaagaaagacttACTACGTCTGATTCATCTTTTGATCATAGACGGCCTTTAAAAGTGTGGGCTCAATTATTAGCCGGCGGTGGCGCCGGTATTACTGCCCAGGCAGCCGCTTATCCATTTGAGGTCATCCGGAGACGAATGCAGGTCGGCGCTGTGGTTAATAGTGGTGGCCAATTTTATTCCCCTGCATATACTGCAAAACTTATTTACCGGGATCGTGGCTTTAGAGGCTTCTATGTTGGTCTCGGTATAGGATTTGTGAAGGTTGTTCCAATGTTTGCatgttctttctttgtttaCGAGCGTTGCAAAGCTTATTTCCAGATTTGA
- the CYC1 gene encoding iso-1-cytochrome c (BUSCO:EOG09344IFM), producing MAAPYEAGSAKKGAKLFKTRCAQCHTVEKGGPNKVGPNLHGVIGRQSGQAENFSYTDANKRKGVQWSEQTLCDYLENPKKYIPGTKMAFGGLKKAKDRNDLVSYLSKATKE from the coding sequence ATGGCTGCTCCATATGAAGCCGGAAGCGCTAAGAAAGGTGCCAAATTATTCAAAACTAGATGCGCTCAATGTCACACTGTCGAGAAGGGTGGTCCAAACAAGGTTGGTCCAAATCTCCATGGTGTTATCGGAAGACAATCTGGTCAAGCGGAAAACTTTTCTTACACTGATGCCAATAAGAGAAAGGGTGTTCAGTGGTCTGAGCAGACTCTTTGTGACTATTTAGAGAACCCAAAGAAGTATATTCCAGGTACTAAGATGGCCTTCGGTGGTTTGAAAAAGGCCAAGGACAGAAACGATCTTGTTTCTTATCTTTCTAAGGCTACTAAGGAATAA
- a CDS encoding uncharacterized protein (CAZy:GT32), whose protein sequence is MKYSEIYDDTSKRWLSVRRISIFMRKHKNQIFLVVIVLYLIFHVFTANFDIFNKQQIELQVSKENSGLNFKTIGEDLSKKNSISIEHSTLRERMAYYFPYEPEKPIPRSVWQTWKCSEDDPDFPSGYTVPHQSWKLLNPKSDVFLISDDHVDSFISNTFADIPEIVRTFEMLPKNILRADFFRYLVIFARGGTYSDLDTVCLKPIDSWAAFDPKYNDNGKNNKSEEKISKSDDDGHSMFTSVGLIMGIEADPDRPDWADWYARRIQFCQWTIQGKTGHPLLRELIIRIVQETERKQNMGKLKTVEGKDKGGDIMQWTGPAIFTDTVLDYLNNVMSNGQSGDGYGIGSKYWLQNKKYKVTKPEMGENGEPLNSDRQEINWKTFTNMQQPLIIDDVMVLPITSFSPGVGQMGSKSIKNPLAYVQHLFGGTWKPRDERMP, encoded by the coding sequence ATGAAATACTCGGAGATCTACGATGATACCAGTAAAAGATGGTTATCTGTTCGACGAATTAGTATTTTCATGAGAAAACACAAGaatcaaatctttcttGTGGTCATTGTGCTCTATTTGATTTTCCACGTTTTCACAGCCAATTTCGATATTTTCAACAAACAGCAAATTGAATTACAGGTTAGCAAGGAGAATAGTGGGCTAAACTTCAAAACTATAGGAGAAGATCTCAGCAAAAAGAATTCTATTTCAATCGAGCATTCCACTCTTAGAGAGAGAATGGCATACTATTTCCCATATGAACCCGAGAAGCCAATACCTCGAAGTGTATGGCAGACATGGAAATGTTCAGAAGACGACCCCGATTTTCCCTCTGGTTACACTGTCCCTCACCAATCCTGGAAGCTGCTGAATCCGAAGAGCGATGTGTTTTTGATTTCAGATGATCATGTAGATTCGTTTATTTCCAATACGTTTGCTGACATCCCGGAGATCGTCAGAACATTTGAAATGTTACCAAAGAATATATTAAGGGCAGATTTCTTTCGATATTTAGTGATATTTGCTCGTGGAGGAACCTATTCGGACTTGGATACCGTCTGTTTGAAACCTATCGACAGTTGGGCTGCATTTGATCCTAAATATAATGACAATGGAAAGAACAATAAGAGTGAGGAAAAGATCAGTAAGAGTGACGACGACGGTCATAGTATGTTCACCTCAGTTGGTTTAATAATGGGGATTGAAGCAGATCCTGATAGACCAGACTGGGCCGATTGGTACGCTAGAAGAATACAGTTCTGTCAATGGACAATTCAAGGTAAAACAGGACATCCTCTGTTGAGAGAATTGATAATTAGAATAGTGCAAgagacagaaagaaagcagaaTATGGGTAAGCTTAAGACTGTTGAAGGTAAAGATAAAGGAGGAGATATTATGCAATGGACAGGCCCAGCAATATTCACAGATACAGTACTTGATTACTTGAATAATGTTATGAGTAACGGCCAATCAGGTGATGGATATGGGATTGGCTCCAAATACTGGCTTCAAAATAAGAAGTATAAGGTAACAAAGCCGGAGATGGGGGAAAATGGCGAACCACTAAATTCTGATAGACAGGAAATTAATTGGAAGACCTTTACTAATATGCAGCAACCGTTGATCATTGACGATGTGATGGTTCTTCCAATAACTAGTTTCAGTCCTGGTGTGGGCCAGATGGGGTCCAAATCTATCAAGAATCCCCTTGCATATGTCCAGCATCTCTTCGGAGGTACATGGAAGCCACGAGATGAGAGAATGCCCTAA
- a CDS encoding uncharacterized protein (BUSCO:EOG093448T8~EggNog:ENOG41) has product MTDRTTFDTLINENSEDSFKQRLVPSYVEENFGIDGRGGEQHISAKEFDVPPDEMRRKLNLLVLNHFINEGHVNAAHNFAKELGISYVVKQIEEEDKEEGSISDELDNGESVDNSSLENFQVSSYFEPDSIQKDIDQGYKDVYWEDNQNVYKMNLDQIGRLTEGLSTIKVRNNIKRRIIEGRINEAINIINEKFPLLLENNQYICFKLLHLELIEKIRTQFASIQSGDEESDKRFLEEVLNFISSNLSSPNILQNNRMLKELELTMALLCFRDQFKEDAEADKTHKKGVKKVPAKLRRLMDIRLRFDVASMVSRTIITEESSIDMSGKSEENSCEPYKMKVSDLSKKRDSRMNSTGDSMRDSMRGTMTDPESNSRLGLDRGSMQQGLNAQGSPADVQNEKLDSSKKLQQELKSMEKILEKPGYTRLTRLIKLAIWSYQNGEPGRSEELERIWEDNQ; this is encoded by the coding sequence ATGACCGACAGAACGACTTTTGACACTTTAATCAATGAGAATTCTGAAGATTCATTTAAACAGAGACTTGTTCCCTCCTATGTCGAGGAAAACTTCGGAATAGACGGTAGGGGCGGCGAACAGCACATATCGGCCAAAGAGTTTGATGTGCCACCAGACgagatgagaagaaagttgaatCTGTTGGTATTGAACCACTTTATAAACGAGGGCCATGTTAATGCGGCCCATAATTTTGCAAAGGAGCTTGGAATTTCTTATGTGGTGaaacaaattgaagaagaagacaaggAAGAGGGCTCAATATCTGACGAACTTGATAATGGTGAATCTGTCGATAATTCATCATTAGAGAATTTCCAGGTGAGCTCATATTTTGAACCGGACTCGATTCAAAAGGATATAGATCAGGGCTACAAGGATGTTTACTGGGAAGACAACCAGAACGTGTACAAGATGAATCTAGATCAAATTGGGAGGTTGACAGAAGGTTTGTCCACCATAAAAGTGAGAAACAATATAAAGAGGCGTATTATTGAAGGTCGTATTAATGAGGCAATCAATATTATCAACGAGAAGTTCCCGTTATTGCTTGAAAATAATCAGTATATATGTTTCAAGTTGCTTCATTTGGAgttgatagagaagattcGAACACAGTTTGCATCTATTCAGtctggagatgaagaatcagacaaacgatttcttgaagaggtGCTAAATTTTATTAGTAGCAATCTTTCCAGTCCAAACATCTTACAGAATAACAGAATGCTAAAGGAGCTTGAACTAACCATGGCACTACTATGCTTTAGAGATCAGTTTaaggaagatgcagaagcaGATAAGACCCATAAAAAAGGTGTCAAGAAAGTGCCGGCGAAACTACGTCGTTTAATGGACATCCGACTACGATTTGATGTGGCAAGTATGGTGAGTAGAACAATCATCACGGAAGAGAGTTCTATAGATATGAGTGGGAAAAGCGAAGAAAATAGCTGTGAGCCCTACAAAATGAAGGTATCAGACTTGTCCAAGAAACGAGACTCCCGAATGAACTCAACGGGGGACTCGATGAGAGACTCAATGAGGGGCACAATGACAGATCCTGAGAGCAATTCTAGGTTGGGTCTGGACAGGGGAAGTATGCAACAAGGACTAAATGCTCAGGGAAGTCCGGCCGATGTCCAAAATGAGAAGCTGGACAGCTCAAAGAAATTACAGCAAGAGCTCAAGAGTATGGAAAAAATTCTCGAGAAACCAGGATACACAAGGCTAACGAGGCTGATTAAATTGGCTATTTGGTCATATCAGAATGGAGAACCGGGCAGATCAGAGGAACTTGAGCGAATTTGGGAGGACAATCAATAA